A stretch of Dehalococcoidia bacterium DNA encodes these proteins:
- a CDS encoding iron chelate uptake ABC transporter family permease subunit, with protein MLADLFARTVALPREIPLGVVTALAGGPFFLWLLDRTRQEHGGWG; from the coding sequence TTGCTCGCGGACCTGTTCGCCCGCACCGTGGCGCTGCCGCGCGAGATTCCGCTGGGCGTGGTCACAGCGCTGGCCGGCGGGCCGTTCTTCCTCTGGCTGCTGGACCGCACCCGGCAGGAGCATGGCGGCTGGGGATGA
- a CDS encoding pyridoxamine 5'-phosphate oxidase family protein, translated as MCDGREPIIAAGTEFDAEITATVKEAVWAFLATAGGRQPHVRVVHPVWEGRAVWIATRSGSAKVRQLARNPRAELFYWTHAGKHLTVTGACVLAAAASEKARLWALFKEDPIAGYDPALIWKGPDDPNLALLRLDPRRIEAFNTPELAQGIKPRLWRAQG; from the coding sequence ATGTGTGATGGCCGTGAGCCGATCATCGCCGCCGGCACGGAATTCGATGCCGAGATCACCGCCACCGTCAAAGAGGCCGTGTGGGCCTTCCTCGCGACCGCCGGCGGGCGCCAGCCGCACGTGCGCGTCGTCCATCCCGTGTGGGAAGGGCGCGCCGTCTGGATCGCGACGCGCAGCGGCTCGGCCAAAGTGCGCCAGCTCGCGCGCAACCCGCGAGCCGAGCTGTTCTATTGGACCCATGCCGGCAAGCACCTCACCGTGACCGGCGCCTGCGTGCTCGCTGCCGCCGCGTCCGAGAAGGCGCGGCTCTGGGCGCTCTTCAAGGAAGACCCGATCGCCGGCTACGACCCGGCCCTGATCTGGAAAGGGCCCGACGATCCCAACCTCGCCCTGCTGCGCCTCGATCCGCGCCGCATCGAGGCGTTCAACACGCCGGAGCTGGCGCAGGGGATCAAGCCGCGCCTCTGGCGGGCGCAGGGGTAG
- a CDS encoding pyridoxamine 5'-phosphate oxidase family protein: MQESAADMARLQALIDRGIAGAGPFLRSSFEMPEHSLSARQVVAVFNGNTVVALSTATAAGEPRVAPIGCLLIGGVFHIPTTRTAARYRMVARQPRVALTTFEGIDLAVIVQGTARPVHQDDADFARIEAVHVGLGDTSPRGWGRPGDGCYLAIEPRSIITYARYPERIVAAPAG; this comes from the coding sequence ATGCAGGAGTCAGCTGCGGACATGGCGCGCCTGCAGGCGCTGATCGATCGCGGCATCGCCGGGGCGGGGCCGTTTCTGCGCAGCTCGTTCGAGATGCCGGAGCACTCGCTTTCGGCGCGGCAGGTGGTCGCCGTCTTCAACGGCAACACCGTCGTGGCGCTGAGCACGGCCACGGCCGCCGGCGAGCCGCGCGTGGCGCCGATCGGCTGTCTGCTGATCGGCGGCGTCTTCCACATTCCCACCACGCGCACGGCCGCCCGCTACCGCATGGTGGCGCGGCAGCCGAGGGTGGCGCTCACGACCTTCGAGGGCATCGACCTGGCGGTGATCGTGCAGGGCACGGCGCGGCCCGTGCACCAGGACGACGCGGACTTCGCGCGAATTGAAGCCGTGCACGTTGGGCTGGGCGATACCAGCCCGCGCGGTTGGGGCCGGCCGGGCGACGGTTGCTACCTGGCGATCGAGCCGCGGTCGATCATCACCTATGCCCGCTACCCGGAGCGCATCGTCGCCGCGCCGGCGGGCTGA
- a CDS encoding heme ABC transporter ATP-binding protein — protein MLEARGVCFRAGEALLLDGVSIALRAGEVLALVGPNGAGKSTLLSVLAGDLTPAAGAVLLDGRPLSAFRPRALALRRAVMPQQTLLQFAFSAFEVALMGRGPHLGARRGESDADLAIVREALARVDALELAGRAYPSLSTGEQQRVTLARVLAQQAPILLLDEPTAALDIRHQELVMQIAREQAAAGGAVLIVVHDLNLAAACAGRVAVLQRGRLVACGAPWEVLTAELLATVFEHPITVLSHPLHDRPLILPSTTIPTAASPSPSEIALRAMERPGEGAGG, from the coding sequence GTGCTTGAGGCCCGCGGTGTCTGTTTCCGCGCGGGCGAGGCGCTGCTGCTGGACGGCGTCAGCATCGCGCTGCGGGCGGGCGAAGTGCTTGCGCTCGTGGGTCCGAACGGCGCCGGCAAATCGACCCTGCTGAGCGTGCTGGCCGGCGATCTCACACCGGCAGCCGGCGCGGTGCTGCTGGACGGCCGGCCGCTCTCGGCGTTCCGCCCGCGGGCGCTGGCGCTGCGGCGCGCCGTGATGCCGCAGCAGACGCTGTTGCAGTTCGCCTTCAGCGCCTTCGAGGTCGCGCTGATGGGCAGAGGCCCGCACCTCGGCGCCCGCCGCGGCGAGAGCGACGCCGACCTGGCGATCGTGCGCGAGGCGCTGGCGCGGGTGGATGCGCTGGAGCTGGCCGGCCGCGCCTATCCCTCGCTCTCCACCGGCGAGCAGCAACGGGTGACGCTGGCACGGGTGCTGGCGCAGCAGGCGCCGATCCTGCTGCTGGACGAGCCGACCGCGGCGCTGGACATCCGCCATCAAGAGCTGGTGATGCAGATCGCGCGGGAGCAGGCCGCGGCGGGCGGCGCCGTGCTGATCGTCGTGCACGACCTGAACCTTGCCGCCGCCTGCGCCGGCCGTGTGGCCGTGCTGCAACGCGGCCGCCTCGTCGCCTGCGGCGCCCCGTGGGAGGTGCTCACGGCCGAGCTGCTTGCGACCGTCTTCGAGCACCCGATCACCGTCCTTTCCCACCCGCTGCACGACCGCCCGCTGATCCTCCCATCAACTACAATCCCAACCGCAGCCTCCCCCTCTCCATCTGAGATCGCGCTCCGCGCGATGGAAAGACCTGGAGAGGGGGCCGGGGGGTGA
- a CDS encoding tyrosine-protein phosphatase: MSNFAPKRPLAASPAPQRHNAGSRRPAAAPPIAQPPAALSDLHAEALAAPGTPLRLEGMFNLRDLGGYATDGGRRTRSGRIFRADSLAYLSDADQIAIARLGLGLVCDLRSEQEIARYPDRLPPGVRHVHNPMRVNVNVMGDDRSPGFDWGAFRLEQMFIHMLEHSGETFRRVFAHLAAEESYPYLFHCAAGKDRTGVTAALLLRTAGVPDEAIIADFALSDGYIAPKLPEFRARSRARGVDIDRAEPLFRAPAAAMQAVLSYLDERHGSTAGYLRGIGVPRAEIAAFRAQFVEATA; encoded by the coding sequence ATGTCGAACTTCGCCCCGAAGCGCCCGCTTGCCGCCTCGCCGGCGCCGCAGCGGCACAACGCCGGCAGCCGCCGGCCGGCCGCGGCGCCGCCGATCGCGCAACCTCCCGCCGCCCTCTCGGATCTGCACGCGGAGGCGCTGGCCGCGCCCGGTACACCGCTGCGGCTGGAGGGGATGTTCAACCTGCGCGACCTGGGCGGCTACGCCACCGATGGCGGTAGACGCACGCGCAGCGGCCGTATCTTTCGCGCCGATTCCCTTGCCTATCTGAGCGACGCCGACCAGATCGCGATCGCACGGCTCGGCCTGGGACTGGTCTGCGATCTGCGCAGCGAGCAGGAGATCGCGCGTTATCCCGACCGGCTGCCGCCCGGCGTGCGCCACGTGCACAACCCGATGCGTGTGAACGTCAACGTGATGGGCGATGACCGCAGCCCCGGCTTCGACTGGGGCGCCTTCCGTTTGGAGCAGATGTTCATCCACATGCTGGAGCACAGCGGCGAGACGTTTCGCCGCGTCTTCGCGCACCTGGCCGCGGAGGAGTCGTACCCCTATCTGTTTCACTGCGCCGCCGGCAAGGACCGCACCGGCGTGACCGCGGCGCTGCTGCTGCGTACCGCCGGCGTGCCGGACGAGGCGATCATCGCCGACTTCGCGCTCTCCGACGGCTACATTGCGCCGAAGCTGCCGGAGTTCCGCGCCCGCAGCCGCGCGCGCGGCGTCGACATCGACAGGGCCGAACCGCTCTTCCGGGCGCCGGCCGCGGCGATGCAGGCCGTGCTCTCCTACCTGGACGAGCGCCACGGCTCGACCGCCGGCTACCTGCGCGGCATCGGCGTGCCGCGGGCGGAGATCGCGGCCTTCCGCGCGCAGTTCGTGGAAGCGACGGCCTGA
- a CDS encoding ABC transporter substrate-binding protein: protein MIPYLRALRPIAAVLLAVALVACSSSNNIGGNKANSAATQPPAASRAAGTPAAASAPSGTAATAARSSPAAVSPTAASASPTAAGSPAAAVATETAPKLPATATDKDGKGIQVTNIDRMVPLDGDITEIIYALGLGSNVAGVDISSTYPPEVTKLPQIGYQRTLTAEPILALKPSLIVGDEMAGPPPVIEQLRGAGVPVVIFKYDATIDGIPTKIRNIAAALGVPGRGAALIAAEQQSVNEAKALAAKATSKPKVAFLNIRGGGTQQIWGQGFPSHDMIVAAGGVDAADAAGIQGSKPITAEALVTAAPDVILITSAALKDAGGVDGVLQIPGIAQTPAGQNKRVVSLEDQYLLGMGPRTGQALSDLAKLLHPELK from the coding sequence GTGATCCCCTATCTCCGCGCCCTGCGGCCGATCGCGGCCGTGCTGCTGGCCGTCGCGCTGGTGGCGTGCAGCAGCAGTAACAACATCGGCGGCAACAAGGCCAACAGCGCCGCCACGCAGCCGCCCGCGGCCTCACGCGCCGCCGGCACGCCGGCCGCCGCGTCGGCTCCGTCCGGCACAGCAGCCACGGCCGCGCGCAGCTCGCCGGCTGCCGTCTCGCCCACGGCCGCATCCGCATCGCCAACCGCCGCCGGTTCGCCCGCGGCGGCTGTCGCTACCGAGACGGCGCCGAAGCTGCCCGCCACGGCAACGGACAAGGACGGCAAGGGCATCCAGGTCACGAACATCGACCGCATGGTGCCGCTCGACGGCGACATCACCGAGATCATCTACGCGCTCGGCCTTGGCTCAAACGTGGCCGGCGTGGACATCAGCTCGACCTATCCGCCCGAGGTGACGAAGCTGCCGCAGATCGGCTACCAGCGTACGCTCACCGCTGAGCCGATCCTCGCGCTCAAGCCATCGCTGATCGTCGGCGACGAAATGGCCGGTCCGCCGCCGGTAATCGAGCAGCTGCGCGGCGCCGGCGTGCCCGTCGTGATCTTCAAGTACGATGCCACGATCGACGGCATTCCCACCAAGATTCGCAACATCGCCGCGGCGCTGGGTGTGCCCGGTCGCGGTGCAGCACTGATCGCCGCCGAGCAGCAAAGCGTGAACGAGGCGAAGGCGCTGGCCGCGAAGGCCACCAGCAAGCCGAAGGTCGCCTTCCTGAACATCCGCGGCGGCGGCACGCAGCAGATCTGGGGCCAGGGCTTCCCCTCGCACGACATGATCGTGGCCGCGGGCGGCGTTGACGCGGCCGACGCGGCGGGCATCCAGGGTTCGAAGCCGATCACGGCCGAGGCGCTGGTGACGGCCGCGCCCGACGTGATCCTGATCACGAGCGCGGCGCTGAAGGACGCGGGCGGTGTGGACGGCGTGCTGCAGATCCCCGGCATCGCGCAGACGCCGGCAGGCCAGAACAAGCGCGTGGTCAGCCTGGAAGATCAGTACCTGCTGGGTATGGGGCCGCGTACCGGCCAGGCGCTGAGCGACCTGGCGAAGCTGCTCCACCCCGAGTTGAAGTAG